From Zingiber officinale cultivar Zhangliang chromosome 5B, Zo_v1.1, whole genome shotgun sequence, the proteins below share one genomic window:
- the LOC121985805 gene encoding peptidyl-prolyl cis-trans isomerase FKBP17-2, chloroplastic-like translates to MASILGSPAFLIRPFTKPQLACSQPPRSQSQSQPPPVESQSQPQPLAQPSTATPPPPAPQQKPKLGSDSTDWITSSLTRRFGLGAGLAWVGFLAAGVVSEQIKTRFEVSQEQSNTKVLDKEEEVVLPNGIRYTELRVGGGGSPRPGDLVVIDLQGKVVGAVEAFVDTFGEGKRPLALVMGSRPYTKGMCEGVEYVLRSMKAGGQRRVTVPPALGFGDEGADLGSGVTIPPAATLEFVVQVDKVSIAPS, encoded by the exons ATGGCTTCCATCTTGGGATCGCCAGCTTTCCTCATTCGCCCATTCACAAAGCCACAGCTCGCGTGCTCGCAACCACCCCGCTCTCAGTCTCAGTCTCAGCCGCCTCCGGTCGAATCCCAATCCCAACCCCAACCGCTGGCGCAGCCTTCGACGGCTACTCCACCCCCTCCGGCCCCTCAGCAGAAGCCCAAGTTGGGCTCCGACTCTACCGACTGGATCACCTCGAGCTTGACCAGGCGGTTCGGCCTCGGTGCCGGCCTCGCGTGGGTCGGATTCCTCGCCGCTGGCGTCGTCTCCGAGCAGATCAAGACGCGCTTCGAGGTCTCTCAAGAGCAATCCAACACCAA AGTCCTGGACAAGGAGGAGGAAGTGGTGCTACCAAATGGCATCAGGTATACTGAACTGAGAGTGGGCGGCGGCGGTTCGCCGAGGCCAGGGGATCTGGTGGTGATTGACCTCCAGGGTAAGGTGGTCGGCGCCGTCGAAGCGTTCGTGGATACATTTGGAGAAGGGAAGAGGCCCCTGGCATTGGTCATGGGCTCCAGGCCTTACACCAAGGGGATGTGCGAGGGCGTCGAGTACGTGCTGAGGTCGATGAAGGCCGGGGGGCAGCGGAGAGTGACTGTGCCGCCGGCACTGGGCTTCGGGGACGAAGGCGCCGACTTGGGCTCCGGAGTAACAATCCCTCCCGCCGCCACGCTTGAGTTCGTCGTGCAGGTGGATAAGGTCTCCATTGCGCCTTCTTGA